The following proteins come from a genomic window of Natrinema saccharevitans:
- a CDS encoding sensor histidine kinase, producing the protein MTYEFTPIALPYIAAAVVCTVLLSTIWQRRDRRGAKGFLLDIAGVIILSVTVSLQLFATAESTTLFWWNWRFVAGSFMGIGYLLMAVEYTNNEEYITYRNGAALAVVPVLIQFAAWTNDRHEWVYTASIDPATGLLVPTFEPLYWIYAVTMLAYLGLAVYLLIRLLRSLPGFEKQAGVLIATILFVTVGLIVWWLGVVPVDTLALTSTVKVVGFYVAVDRLQLLDIVPVARTKVIDNMRDAVFVVNAANRIVDANPSAKRLAGNDISIGDPLEAAFPSSPLPELDDTTDARTEWTFETGDETRHFAIQLSPLTDSRGRQTGQLMVLRDITELKNRERELTVLNRIVRHDIRNEMNVVIGRGELLADHVDPDGEEHLELMLESSDHVVDLTQVIGDLVETLTTDGDLDLKPVHLLPVVRNQLEKARTSYPDAAFRVDGEPPTDVTIRANEMLSSVFTNLLNNAVLHNDADVPRVVLSIAERDETVSIRVADNGPGVPEEQRDEIFGRGQKGLESEGTGIGLYLVDTLVEGYGGDVWVETAEEGGAAFVVELPKVGARQERPAALRE; encoded by the coding sequence ATGACGTACGAGTTCACGCCGATAGCGCTCCCGTACATCGCCGCGGCAGTCGTCTGTACCGTGCTGTTGAGTACGATCTGGCAACGCCGCGACCGGCGGGGTGCGAAGGGATTCCTGCTGGACATCGCCGGCGTGATTATCCTCTCGGTGACGGTGTCGCTTCAGTTGTTCGCGACGGCGGAATCGACGACGCTCTTCTGGTGGAACTGGCGGTTCGTCGCGGGCTCGTTCATGGGGATCGGCTATCTGCTCATGGCGGTCGAGTACACCAACAACGAGGAGTACATAACGTATCGAAACGGGGCTGCACTCGCCGTCGTTCCGGTCCTGATCCAGTTTGCGGCGTGGACGAACGACCGTCACGAGTGGGTGTACACCGCGTCGATCGATCCGGCGACGGGACTCCTCGTCCCCACGTTCGAACCGCTGTACTGGATCTACGCCGTGACGATGTTGGCGTATCTCGGGCTCGCAGTCTACCTCCTGATCCGGTTGCTCCGCTCGCTTCCCGGGTTCGAAAAGCAAGCGGGCGTCCTCATTGCGACGATCCTGTTCGTCACGGTCGGACTCATCGTCTGGTGGCTCGGGGTCGTCCCCGTCGATACGCTCGCCCTGACGAGTACGGTGAAGGTCGTCGGCTTCTACGTCGCAGTGGACCGACTGCAACTCCTCGATATCGTCCCCGTCGCGCGGACGAAAGTGATCGACAACATGCGAGACGCCGTCTTCGTCGTCAACGCGGCGAACCGGATCGTCGACGCGAACCCCTCGGCCAAACGACTCGCCGGCAACGACATTTCGATCGGAGACCCCCTCGAAGCCGCGTTTCCCTCGTCCCCGCTTCCCGAACTCGACGATACCACCGACGCCCGAACGGAATGGACGTTCGAAACCGGCGACGAGACCCGACACTTCGCCATCCAGCTGTCGCCGCTCACGGACTCCCGCGGGAGACAGACCGGCCAGTTGATGGTCCTCCGGGACATTACGGAACTGAAAAACCGGGAACGGGAACTGACCGTCCTCAATCGGATCGTTCGCCACGACATTCGAAACGAGATGAACGTCGTCATCGGTCGCGGCGAACTCCTCGCGGACCACGTCGACCCCGACGGCGAGGAACACCTCGAACTGATGCTCGAGAGCAGCGATCACGTCGTCGACCTCACCCAGGTCATCGGCGACCTCGTGGAGACGCTGACGACCGACGGCGACCTGGACCTCAAACCCGTTCACCTGCTGCCCGTCGTCCGGAATCAACTCGAGAAAGCGCGGACCAGCTACCCCGATGCGGCGTTCCGCGTCGACGGTGAGCCGCCGACCGACGTGACGATCCGGGCCAACGAGATGTTGTCGTCCGTGTTCACGAACCTCCTCAACAACGCTGTGCTACACAACGACGCGGACGTCCCGCGCGTGGTGCTTTCGATCGCGGAACGAGACGAGACCGTCTCGATCCGCGTCGCCGACAACGGCCCCGGTGTGCCCGAGGAGCAGCGGGACGAAATCTTCGGACGCGGGCAGAAAGGCCTCGAGAGCGAGGGCACCGGTATCGGGCTCTACCTGGTCGATACCCTCGTCGAGGGCTACGGTGGCGACGTGTGGGTCGAAACCGCCGAGGAAGGTGGCGCGGCGTTCGTCGTCGAACTTCCGAAAGTCGGGGCTCGACAGGAGCGGCCAGCGGCGCTCCGGGAGTGA
- a CDS encoding beta-CASP ribonuclease aCPSF1, whose amino-acid sequence MSTVEQQLDDLKAQITSELPSDISVSSVKYEGPELVVYTRDPKKFAQQGDLIRQLASKLRKRITVRPDPSVLSRPEQAREEIMNVIPDDAGVTDLDFHADTGEVVIEAEKPGMVIGRHGSTLREITKNVGWTPEVVRTPPIESSTVSNVRSFLKQERDERRDILEKVGRQIHREEMSDDEYVRISTLGCCREVGRASFILSTPETRILIDCGDKPGAEGEVPYLHAPEALGAGPQTIDAVVLTHAHLDHSALIPLLFKYGYDGPIYCTEPTRDLMGLLTLDYLDVAAKEGRSPPYESEQVREAIKHTIPLEYGDVTDIAPDVKLTFHNAGHILGSAVSHFHIGDGLYNVAFSGDIHYEDTRLFNGAVNDFPRVETLVLESTYGGRNDYQTDQEDSERNLKEVINETYEKGGKVVIPAFAVGRSQEIMLVLEEAMRSGDIPEMPVHLDGMIWEATAIHTTYPEYLRDDLRDRIFHEDENPFLAEEFNHIDGGEEERQDVADGEPCIILSTSGMVTGGPIMSWLSHIGPDPDSALVFVGYQAQGTLGRRIQNGWDEIPTSEVGAMGNGGGRGTLSLNMDVETVDGFSGHADRAGLENFVKTMNPRPEKVLCVHGDERSTQDLSSALYHDYDMRTFAPKNLETFRFL is encoded by the coding sequence CCGTTCGCCCCGACCCGAGCGTCCTCTCGCGGCCCGAACAGGCCCGCGAGGAGATCATGAACGTGATTCCCGACGACGCCGGGGTCACGGACCTCGACTTCCACGCCGACACCGGCGAGGTCGTCATCGAGGCCGAAAAGCCCGGCATGGTCATCGGCCGTCACGGGTCGACGCTCCGGGAAATCACGAAAAACGTCGGCTGGACCCCCGAAGTCGTCCGCACGCCGCCGATCGAGTCTTCGACCGTCTCGAACGTTCGGAGCTTCCTCAAGCAGGAACGTGACGAGCGCCGGGACATCTTGGAGAAGGTCGGCCGCCAGATCCACCGCGAGGAGATGTCCGACGACGAGTACGTCCGCATCTCCACGCTCGGCTGCTGTCGCGAGGTCGGACGCGCGTCGTTCATCCTCTCGACCCCCGAAACCCGGATCCTCATCGACTGTGGGGACAAGCCCGGTGCGGAAGGCGAGGTCCCCTACCTCCACGCCCCGGAGGCGCTCGGCGCGGGCCCACAGACCATCGACGCGGTCGTCCTGACCCACGCCCACCTCGACCACTCCGCGCTGATCCCGCTCCTGTTCAAGTACGGCTACGACGGCCCGATCTACTGCACCGAACCCACGCGGGACCTGATGGGGCTGCTGACGCTCGACTACCTCGACGTCGCGGCCAAGGAAGGCCGCAGCCCGCCCTACGAGAGCGAACAGGTCCGCGAGGCGATCAAACACACCATCCCGCTCGAGTACGGCGACGTCACCGACATCGCGCCCGACGTCAAACTCACGTTCCACAACGCGGGTCACATTCTCGGCTCGGCCGTCTCGCACTTCCACATCGGGGACGGTCTCTACAACGTCGCGTTCTCCGGCGACATCCACTACGAGGATACCCGCCTGTTCAACGGCGCGGTCAACGACTTCCCGCGCGTCGAGACGCTCGTCCTCGAGTCGACCTACGGCGGTCGCAACGACTACCAGACCGACCAGGAAGACTCCGAGCGAAACCTCAAGGAAGTCATCAACGAGACCTACGAGAAAGGCGGCAAGGTCGTCATCCCCGCCTTCGCCGTGGGTCGGTCACAGGAGATCATGCTCGTCCTCGAGGAGGCGATGCGCAGCGGCGACATCCCGGAGATGCCGGTCCACTTGGACGGGATGATCTGGGAGGCGACCGCGATCCACACGACCTATCCCGAGTACCTCCGGGACGACCTTCGCGACCGGATCTTCCACGAAGACGAGAACCCGTTCCTCGCCGAGGAGTTCAACCACATCGACGGCGGCGAGGAGGAGCGACAGGACGTCGCCGACGGCGAGCCCTGTATCATCCTCTCGACCTCCGGGATGGTCACCGGCGGCCCGATCATGTCCTGGCTCTCTCATATCGGCCCCGATCCGGACTCGGCGCTGGTCTTCGTCGGCTACCAGGCTCAGGGGACGCTGGGTCGGCGCATCCAGAACGGCTGGGACGAGATTCCCACCAGCGAGGTCGGTGCCATGGGCAACGGCGGCGGCCGCGGCACCCTCTCGCTGAACATGGACGTCGAGACCGTCGACGGCTTCTCCGGCCACGCCGACCGTGCCGGCCTCGAGAACTTCGTCAAGACGATGAACCCCCGTCCCGAGAAGGTGCTGTGTGTCCACGGCGACGAACGCTCCACGCAGGACCTCTCCTCGGCGCTGTACCACGACTACGACATGCGAACCTTCGCGCCGAAGAATTTGGAGACGTTCCGCTTCCTCTGA